The sequence below is a genomic window from Sorangiineae bacterium MSr12523.
CCCAGAAGGTGAGCGCGCAGTCGCAGGGGCCCTCGCCCGCGCAGGTGCAAGCTTCCCAAGCCGAGGCGCGCAAGCTGTCCGATGCCTTCGTCAACGTGGCCGAACGGGTGAGCCCCAGTGTCGTCCAGATCGACGTGACGGCCCGTGACGAGAACGCGGACCAGATTTTGCGCTGGATCGGCCGCGGCAGCAGCGATTCCCCGGTGGCGCGCGGGACCGGTTCGGGCGTGGTGTTCACGCCGGACGGGGCCATCCTGACGAACAACCACGTCATCGAGGGCGCGCTCACCATCAACGTGCACCTCCGCGACGGCCGCTTTTTGCCCGCGCGCCTCGTCGGACGCGATCCCGCGACGGACCTCGCGGTCATCAAAGTGGACACGCAGGGCCTCGTCGCCGCCAAATTCGCCGACAGCGATGCCATGAAGGTCGGCGAGTGGGTCGTGGCCATCGGCTCGCCGTTCGGCCTCGGCTACACGGTCACCACCGGCGTGCTCAGCGCCAAAGGCCGCGGGCAGCTCGGGATGAACCTCATCGAGGATTACCTGCAGACCGATGCGAGCATCAACCCCGGTAACTCGGGCGGTCCGCTGTGCGATCTCGAGGGCCGCGTGGTCGGCATCAACACGATGATCGTGGGGCGCGGCAGCGGAATCGGCTTCGCCGTGCCGTCGAACATGGCCCGCCGCGCGGCGGAGCAAATCCTGAAGAGCGGCCGCGTCGAACGCGCGTGGATTGGCGTGGGC
It includes:
- a CDS encoding trypsin-like peptidase domain-containing protein, producing MRPLTFRSLVVLACLGLSAPALAQAQKVSAQSQGPSPAQVQASQAEARKLSDAFVNVAERVSPSVVQIDVTARDENADQILRWIGRGSSDSPVARGTGSGVVFTPDGAILTNNHVIEGALTINVHLRDGRFLPARLVGRDPATDLAVIKVDTQGLVAAKFADSDAMKVGEWVVAIGSPFGLGYTVTTGVLSAKGRGQLGMNLIEDYLQTDASINPGNSGGPLCDLEGRVVGINTMIVGRGSGIGFAVPSNMARRAAEQILKSGRVERAWIGVGAQDLSPELATVMKVDPRAGALVNAVGENSPAKRAQIKPGDVIAAVAARPIHDSHDLTREILAHDVGQTLELEVLRDGKRYGTKVTLAARPEAAVPPIPVQQQGVPQPGLGLTVRDLTPQQASQAGLPSKALPLITGISPGSSADRAGLKVGDVIIEVDGTAEPTSSQVQQAAADGQLLLRVRRRESSFYAALKK